A DNA window from Mycobacterium dioxanotrophicus contains the following coding sequences:
- a CDS encoding PaaI family thioesterase, with translation MGADQPQRLPSHTPTCMGCGPDNPHGLQLEVFRCGDEVFADLVFDERHIGAPGLAHGGAIAAACDDVLGFSLWIAATPAVTRRLTVDYLQPVPLGCTHRLTARIAAREGRALHVEGVGVGVDGVTRFTASAVFITVDAAHFAAHGDISGFGELFAELTRYGGPDAGSRSR, from the coding sequence ATGGGTGCTGATCAGCCGCAGCGGTTGCCGTCGCACACGCCGACCTGCATGGGCTGCGGGCCGGACAATCCGCACGGTTTGCAGCTGGAGGTGTTTCGGTGCGGCGATGAGGTGTTCGCTGATCTGGTGTTCGATGAGCGTCATATCGGCGCGCCCGGGCTCGCACACGGTGGCGCGATCGCCGCGGCGTGTGATGACGTGCTGGGTTTTTCGTTGTGGATCGCGGCCACCCCGGCGGTGACGCGCCGTTTGACGGTGGACTATCTGCAGCCGGTGCCGTTGGGGTGCACGCATCGGCTGACCGCGCGGATCGCCGCACGCGAGGGCCGGGCCCTGCATGTGGAGGGGGTGGGGGTCGGTGTGGACGGTGTCACCCGGTTCACCGCCTCGGCGGTGTTCATCACGGTGGATGCGGCCCATTTCGCCGCCCACGGTGACATCAGCGGTTTCGGGGAGTTGTTCGCCGAGCTGACCCGCTACGGCGGCCCCGACGCGGGGTCGCGGTCGCGATGA
- a CDS encoding DUF6188 family protein, translated as MHTPWIERCTVQRVSLRDGLVLDLDDYNELVIATPIPLTLPPIGPSYPEEQVLIDPGNVSAQQRPLLDLAGAVCTGAWCDEDGGLHLGFSRGHRIDVAPQEAATSWELYGKRHGYMACLPRGRVRVVRHDLPDDESDDAAS; from the coding sequence ATGCATACCCCCTGGATCGAGCGGTGCACCGTTCAGCGTGTCTCGTTGCGCGACGGATTGGTGCTCGACCTCGACGATTACAACGAATTGGTGATCGCCACCCCGATCCCGCTGACCCTGCCGCCGATCGGACCGTCTTATCCCGAAGAGCAGGTCCTCATCGATCCGGGCAACGTCTCAGCCCAGCAGCGTCCACTGCTGGACCTGGCCGGCGCGGTGTGCACGGGGGCGTGGTGCGACGAGGACGGCGGATTGCACCTGGGTTTTTCCCGCGGCCATCGCATCGATGTCGCCCCGCAGGAGGCCGCGACCTCCTGGGAGCTCTACGGCAAACGCCACGGCTACATGGCATGCCTGCCCCGGGGGCGGGTGCGGGTGGTGCGCCACGACCTGCCCGACGACGAATCTGACGACGCCGCAAGTTAA
- a CDS encoding SDR family NAD(P)-dependent oxidoreductase, with amino-acid sequence MSGNIAVVTGAGSGIGKAIAHAFASRGDRVVAADVNLKAAKDTAQQFPALITAIRVDVADRTQVDALRNETDSTVGAPNILVNAAGWDRTEQFLNATTEFAEKVVAINYLGPVHMCSAFLPAMVAAGTGGRVVNVASDAGRVGSSGESIYAGAKGGVIALTKSLAREMARYRINVNCVCPGPTDTPLFQAQSEKLKEALVKAIPFRRLARPDEVAAPVLFFASDAASFITGQVLSVSGGLTMAG; translated from the coding sequence ATGAGCGGCAATATCGCGGTTGTCACCGGAGCCGGATCTGGAATCGGTAAAGCCATCGCGCACGCCTTCGCATCCCGGGGCGATCGGGTGGTCGCCGCAGATGTCAACCTGAAGGCCGCCAAGGACACCGCACAGCAGTTCCCTGCCCTCATCACTGCGATCAGAGTCGACGTCGCCGATCGAACGCAGGTCGATGCGCTGCGCAACGAAACGGATTCCACGGTCGGTGCGCCCAACATCCTGGTCAATGCCGCTGGATGGGATCGCACCGAGCAGTTCCTGAACGCCACAACCGAATTCGCCGAGAAGGTTGTGGCCATCAACTATCTCGGCCCGGTGCACATGTGCAGCGCATTCCTGCCGGCGATGGTCGCCGCCGGCACTGGGGGGCGGGTTGTCAATGTGGCCAGCGACGCAGGCAGGGTCGGCAGCTCGGGCGAGAGTATCTACGCCGGCGCCAAAGGCGGTGTCATTGCGTTGACGAAATCGCTTGCTCGCGAGATGGCGCGCTACCGGATCAACGTCAACTGTGTCTGTCCCGGACCGACGGACACACCGTTGTTTCAGGCGCAGTCCGAGAAGTTGAAAGAGGCTCTCGTGAAGGCGATTCCGTTCCGCCGGCTCGCTCGCCCGGACGAGGTGGCCGCCCCTGTGTTGTTCTTCGCTTCCGACGCCGCCTCCTTCATCACCGGTCAGGTGCTCAGCGTCAGTGGCGGACTCACAATGGCCGGCTGA
- a CDS encoding enoyl-CoA hydratase-related protein, producing MTDYEDIRYEVDGPTAIITIDRPRRYNAFRGLTVEELIRAFRAAWADNAVRAIILTGAGEKAFCTGGDMKQRAETGDYGPTESGMFEIGNLHKLIRDVPKPVIAAVNGLAVGGGHVLHVLCDLTIASDTAKFGQAGPRVGSFDAGFGSAYLARVVGEKRAREIWYLCRQYDAATAERWGLVNWVVPANRLLEEAKTVAAEIGEKSPTALRFLKQSFNADTDHQAGLSNLAMSALDLFTKSPEGLEGGAAFAEKRRPDFGRYVKV from the coding sequence ATGACCGACTACGAGGACATCCGATACGAGGTTGACGGCCCGACGGCGATCATCACCATCGACCGGCCCCGGCGTTACAACGCGTTCCGCGGGCTGACCGTGGAGGAATTGATCAGGGCGTTCCGCGCAGCATGGGCCGACAACGCCGTGCGGGCGATCATCCTGACCGGTGCCGGCGAGAAGGCATTTTGCACCGGCGGTGACATGAAGCAGAGGGCCGAGACCGGCGACTATGGACCTACCGAGAGCGGCATGTTCGAAATCGGCAATCTACATAAACTCATCCGCGACGTGCCCAAGCCCGTGATTGCGGCCGTCAACGGTCTGGCGGTCGGCGGCGGCCACGTCCTGCACGTGTTGTGCGATCTCACAATCGCCTCTGACACCGCCAAATTCGGGCAGGCCGGGCCCCGGGTGGGCTCGTTCGACGCGGGCTTCGGATCGGCGTATCTGGCCCGTGTGGTGGGAGAGAAGCGCGCCCGCGAAATCTGGTACTTGTGCCGCCAGTACGACGCCGCCACCGCGGAACGCTGGGGTCTGGTCAATTGGGTGGTCCCCGCTAATCGCCTCCTCGAGGAGGCAAAGACAGTCGCCGCCGAGATCGGCGAGAAGAGCCCCACCGCGCTGCGGTTCCTCAAGCAGTCCTTCAATGCCGACACCGACCACCAAGCCGGCCTGAGCAACCTGGCGATGTCAGCACTCGACTTGTTCACCAAGTCACCCGAAGGCCTCGAAGGTGGTGCAGCGTTCGCGGAGAAACGCCGTCCGGACTTCGGCCGTTACGTCAAGGTATGA
- the groL gene encoding chaperonin GroEL (60 kDa chaperone family; promotes refolding of misfolded polypeptides especially under stressful conditions; forms two stacked rings of heptamers to form a barrel-shaped 14mer; ends can be capped by GroES; misfolded proteins enter the barrel where they are refolded when GroES binds), translated as MAKMIAFDEDARRALERGMDKLADAVKVTLGPKGRNVVLGRHLAKPLVTNDGVTVARSIELADPYESMGAELVKEVAKRTDDVAGDGTTTATVLAREMVHEGLRNIAAGANPLAIKRGIAVGLVNVIRALNDAASPIESTEQIAATATISSGDSAIGEIVAAALDKVGVHGIITAEASDTIGLTLELVEGLRFEKGYLSPFFVTDFERLEVVLDNPYILLVSSPINSVRQLMPIVEKVMKSGRPLVIVAEDVTDDALATLVVNNVRGTFTSAAVKSPGFGDRRELMLRDIAIVTGGQVISEAIGVSLEAAGLDLLGSARRVLITTHDTSIIGGAGDAAAIAGRVQEITTAIEASTDDYDTGKLRERLAKVSGAAAVIRIGAATEIELKERKHRLEDAVRNARAAAEEGVVAGGGVALLQASATAFDRLDLAGDHATGANVLRVALDAPLKQIAINAGLEGGVVVDKVRRLPTGHGLNAATGQYGDMIAAGIMDPLKVTRLALENAASIAAMFLTAEVLIAEKPHIPLSEMPPL; from the coding sequence GTGGCTAAGATGATCGCCTTCGACGAGGACGCCCGGCGGGCCTTAGAGCGGGGGATGGACAAACTCGCCGACGCCGTCAAGGTCACCCTCGGCCCCAAGGGCCGCAACGTCGTGCTCGGCCGCCACCTCGCGAAACCCCTCGTGACCAACGACGGTGTCACCGTCGCGCGCAGTATCGAACTCGCCGACCCCTACGAAAGCATGGGCGCTGAACTTGTTAAAGAGGTCGCCAAGCGGACCGACGACGTCGCCGGTGACGGTACGACCACCGCCACCGTGCTCGCCCGCGAGATGGTCCACGAGGGCCTGCGCAACATCGCCGCCGGCGCCAACCCCCTGGCGATCAAGCGAGGCATTGCTGTTGGTTTGGTCAACGTTATCCGGGCGCTCAACGACGCGGCGAGCCCAATCGAAAGCACCGAACAAATCGCCGCGACCGCCACGATCTCCTCCGGTGATTCGGCAATCGGGGAGATTGTCGCCGCGGCGCTGGACAAGGTCGGTGTCCATGGAATCATCACCGCGGAGGCATCGGACACGATCGGTCTCACGCTTGAGCTCGTCGAGGGTTTGCGATTCGAGAAGGGCTACCTCAGTCCGTTCTTCGTGACCGATTTCGAACGCCTCGAGGTCGTCCTCGACAACCCCTACATCCTTCTCGTGTCATCGCCGATCAACTCGGTCAGGCAGCTGATGCCGATCGTGGAGAAGGTGATGAAATCCGGTCGTCCGCTGGTGATCGTTGCCGAAGATGTCACCGACGATGCTCTCGCGACCCTGGTCGTCAACAACGTGCGCGGCACATTCACCTCAGCGGCAGTGAAGTCGCCCGGTTTCGGCGACCGGCGGGAGTTGATGCTGCGTGACATAGCCATCGTCACCGGTGGCCAAGTCATCTCCGAAGCTATCGGGGTGTCGCTCGAGGCCGCGGGCCTCGATTTGCTCGGAAGTGCGCGCCGGGTGCTGATCACCACACACGACACCTCCATCATCGGTGGCGCCGGCGACGCCGCCGCGATCGCGGGACGGGTCCAGGAGATCACCACCGCGATCGAGGCGTCGACAGACGACTACGACACCGGCAAACTGCGGGAACGTCTGGCGAAGGTCAGCGGCGCGGCCGCGGTAATCCGGATCGGCGCCGCGACCGAGATCGAACTCAAGGAACGCAAACATCGGCTCGAGGACGCCGTGCGCAACGCGAGGGCCGCCGCCGAAGAAGGCGTGGTGGCCGGCGGTGGGGTGGCATTGCTGCAGGCATCCGCGACCGCCTTTGACAGACTCGATCTCGCTGGCGATCACGCGACCGGCGCCAACGTCCTGCGGGTGGCTCTTGACGCACCGTTGAAACAGATCGCCATCAACGCCGGACTGGAAGGCGGGGTTGTGGTCGACAAGGTCAGACGCCTGCCGACCGGCCACGGCCTGAACGCCGCAACCGGACAGTATGGGGACATGATCGCCGCCGGAATCATGGATCCGCTCAAGGTAACCCGATTAGCGCTGGAAAACGCGGCGTCCATCGCGGCGATGTTCCTGACCGCAGAAGTACTCATTGCCGAAAAACCCCATATCCCGCTATCGGAAATGCCTCCGCTCTGA
- a CDS encoding NDMA-dependent alcohol dehydrogenase — protein MKTTAAVLLEPGKPFEIMELDLDGPGVGEVLIKYTAAGLCHSDLHLTDGDLPPRYPIVGGHEGSGIIEDVGPGVTKVKPGDHVVCSFIPNCGTCRYCATGRSNLCDMGATILEGCMPDGSFRFHGNGLDFGAMCMLGTFSEHATISQHSVVKIDDWLPLETAVVVGCGVPTGWGTSVYAGGVRSGDTTVIYGIGGLGINAVQGAVSAGAKYIVVVDPVAFKRDTALKFGATHAFADAASAAAKVDELTWGQGADQALILVGTVDEDVVSAATAVIGKGGTVVITGLADPAKLTVHVSGTDLTLNEKTIKGTLFGSSNPQYDIVRLLRLYDAGQLKLDELITTRYTLDQVNQGYQDLRDGKNIRGVIIHS, from the coding sequence GTGAAGACCACCGCAGCAGTGTTACTGGAACCGGGGAAGCCCTTCGAGATCATGGAGCTCGACCTCGACGGTCCCGGCGTTGGCGAAGTGCTGATCAAGTACACCGCCGCCGGGTTGTGCCACTCGGACCTGCACTTGACCGACGGTGACCTGCCCCCGCGTTATCCAATCGTCGGCGGCCACGAGGGATCGGGCATCATCGAGGACGTCGGACCCGGGGTCACCAAGGTCAAACCAGGTGATCACGTCGTTTGCAGCTTCATCCCGAACTGCGGAACCTGCCGGTACTGCGCCACAGGACGCTCCAACCTCTGCGACATGGGCGCAACCATCCTCGAAGGGTGCATGCCGGACGGCAGTTTCCGGTTCCACGGCAACGGCCTGGATTTCGGGGCGATGTGCATGCTCGGCACATTCTCTGAACACGCCACCATCTCGCAGCATTCGGTCGTCAAGATCGACGACTGGCTGCCGCTCGAGACTGCGGTGGTCGTGGGCTGCGGCGTTCCGACTGGCTGGGGCACCTCGGTCTACGCCGGCGGGGTGCGATCCGGCGACACCACCGTCATCTATGGCATCGGTGGCCTGGGCATCAATGCCGTCCAGGGTGCAGTGAGCGCGGGCGCGAAGTACATCGTGGTGGTCGATCCGGTGGCGTTCAAACGCGACACCGCGCTCAAGTTCGGTGCCACCCACGCCTTTGCCGACGCCGCCAGCGCCGCAGCCAAGGTCGACGAACTCACCTGGGGGCAGGGCGCCGACCAGGCACTGATCCTGGTCGGCACCGTTGACGAGGACGTGGTCTCCGCGGCGACTGCGGTGATCGGTAAGGGTGGCACCGTCGTCATCACCGGACTGGCGGACCCGGCGAAGCTCACCGTGCACGTATCGGGCACCGACCTGACACTCAACGAGAAGACGATCAAGGGCACGTTGTTCGGCTCGTCCAACCCGCAGTACGACATCGTACGGTTGCTGCGTCTCTACGACGCCGGCCAGCTCAAACTCGACGAGCTGATCACCACCCGATACACGCTCGACCAGGTCAATCAGGGCTATCAGGACCTGCGAGACGGCAAGAACATCCGCGGCGTGATCATCCACTCCTGA
- a CDS encoding aldehyde dehydrogenase family protein, whose translation MTAIAEHPALPEVLKFLRGSKKLLIGGAWTDAASGKTFPTTDPATGATLTEVAHGQAEDIDRAVGAARAAFDTGPWPTMKPNQRERLLWRVGDILSERAAEFGQLEALDNGKSAGIATAVDVAWSADVFRYYAGWATKIEGSTVNVSMPFSPGREFHAYTLREPVGVCGLIVPWNFPLLMAAWKLAPALAAGNTVILKPAEQTPLTALLLGEVFQEAGFPPGVVNIVTGFGDAGAALSGHVDVDKIAFTGSTEVGKKIVDAAKGNLKKVSLELGGKSANVVYADADFDLAVEGSLNAWLFNHGQCCVAGTRLYVEDNIFDDFTGAVAAAASKVKIGPGMDPSTELGPLISQEQFDKVTGYLRDGLADGARALTGGKRWGESGYFVEPTVFVDVKPEFSVVREEIFGPVVAALPFDADNGVVAAANNSIYGLAAGIWTKDISKAHRTAKKLRAGSVWINQYNGFDTAMPFGGYKQSGWGRELGASAIDLYTQIKSVNIAL comes from the coding sequence ATGACAGCTATCGCAGAGCACCCCGCCCTGCCCGAGGTTCTCAAGTTCCTACGCGGCAGCAAGAAGCTGTTGATCGGCGGCGCGTGGACGGACGCCGCTTCGGGCAAGACTTTTCCTACCACCGACCCGGCCACCGGAGCGACACTAACCGAGGTCGCCCACGGGCAGGCCGAGGACATCGATCGGGCCGTCGGCGCCGCCCGAGCCGCCTTCGACACCGGTCCGTGGCCGACGATGAAGCCCAACCAACGCGAACGCTTGTTGTGGCGGGTGGGCGACATTCTCAGTGAGCGCGCAGCCGAGTTCGGCCAACTCGAAGCGCTCGACAACGGCAAGTCGGCGGGAATCGCCACCGCGGTGGACGTCGCGTGGTCGGCCGATGTGTTCCGGTACTACGCCGGCTGGGCTACCAAGATCGAGGGTTCCACCGTCAATGTCTCCATGCCGTTCTCCCCCGGACGAGAGTTTCACGCCTACACGCTGCGCGAGCCGGTCGGTGTGTGCGGACTCATCGTGCCGTGGAATTTCCCACTGTTGATGGCGGCGTGGAAGCTGGCCCCTGCCCTGGCCGCCGGAAACACCGTCATCCTCAAACCCGCCGAGCAGACGCCGCTCACCGCACTGCTTCTTGGAGAAGTGTTCCAAGAAGCAGGGTTCCCCCCGGGGGTGGTCAACATCGTCACCGGATTCGGGGATGCGGGAGCAGCGCTGTCCGGACATGTCGACGTTGACAAAATCGCGTTCACCGGCTCCACGGAGGTCGGCAAGAAGATCGTCGACGCGGCCAAAGGCAACTTGAAGAAGGTCTCGTTGGAACTAGGCGGCAAGAGCGCCAACGTGGTATACGCCGACGCCGACTTCGACCTCGCCGTCGAAGGTTCGCTCAACGCGTGGTTGTTCAACCATGGGCAGTGCTGCGTCGCGGGTACGCGGCTATACGTGGAGGACAACATCTTCGACGACTTCACCGGGGCTGTGGCCGCAGCGGCGAGCAAGGTCAAGATCGGTCCCGGGATGGATCCGTCGACCGAACTTGGTCCGCTGATCTCGCAGGAGCAGTTCGACAAAGTCACCGGCTACCTGCGCGATGGATTGGCCGATGGAGCCCGGGCGCTGACCGGTGGCAAACGGTGGGGCGAAAGCGGCTACTTTGTCGAGCCGACCGTGTTCGTCGACGTCAAACCCGAGTTCAGCGTAGTCCGCGAAGAAATCTTCGGCCCCGTAGTGGCCGCGCTGCCGTTCGACGCGGACAACGGGGTCGTAGCGGCGGCCAACAACAGCATCTACGGTCTGGCCGCCGGCATCTGGACCAAGGATATCTCCAAGGCGCATCGGACGGCCAAGAAGCTCAGGGCCGGTTCGGTGTGGATCAACCAGTACAACGGATTTGACACCGCTATGCCCTTCGGTGGTTACAAGCAATCCGGCTGGGGCCGTGAACTTGGCGCTTCCGCCATCGACCTGTACACGCAGATCAAATCCGTCAACATCGCCCTCTGA
- a CDS encoding AMP-binding protein, with protein sequence MKSYAAGPTDSPIIEETIGENFERIVWANPDAEAVVDVAGDRRWSYRELNAEVDLIARALMSLGVAQGERIGIWAPNCPEWTIVQYAAAKIGAILVNINPAYRTHELAYVLNQSGVRTMISATEFKTSDYVRMVEEVRADTPDLEEVLFLGTDDWTRLRDRAGAVTEDHLRARMASLSNTDPINIQYTSGTTGFPKGATLSHRNILNNGFFVTEQINLGPDDRLCIPVPFYHCFGMVLGNLGCTAHGTTMVIPAPGFDPGLTLAAIEQERCTGVYGVPTMFIAMLGHPDFANRDLSSLRTGIMAGSTCPVEVMKRCVNEMNMTEVAIAYGMTETSPASCQTLIDDDLEQRTATVGRALPHVEIKVVDPETGETVERGQTGEFCTRGYSLMLGYWNDEEKTREAIDADGWMHTGDLAVMREDGYCNIVGRIKDMVIRGGENVYPREVEEFLYTHPDIEDAQVIGVPDEKYGEEVCAWIRMKPGRAPLDADAIREFAADKLAHYKIPRYVQVVDEFPMTITGKVRKVDMRMESVRLLGLDTR encoded by the coding sequence ATGAAGTCATACGCCGCGGGTCCGACCGACTCCCCGATTATCGAGGAGACTATCGGGGAGAACTTCGAACGGATCGTCTGGGCGAATCCGGATGCCGAAGCGGTTGTTGACGTCGCCGGCGATCGCCGCTGGAGCTACCGCGAACTGAACGCCGAGGTCGATCTCATCGCTCGGGCGCTGATGTCCCTCGGGGTCGCCCAAGGTGAGCGAATCGGTATCTGGGCGCCGAACTGCCCTGAGTGGACTATCGTCCAGTACGCCGCGGCGAAGATCGGCGCCATCCTGGTCAACATCAATCCCGCGTACCGCACGCACGAACTCGCCTATGTGTTGAACCAGTCGGGAGTTCGCACAATGATCTCCGCGACGGAATTCAAGACCTCGGACTACGTCCGCATGGTCGAGGAGGTGCGCGCCGACACGCCTGATCTTGAAGAAGTTCTGTTTTTGGGCACTGACGACTGGACGCGTCTGCGCGACCGCGCGGGCGCCGTCACCGAGGACCACCTCCGGGCCCGGATGGCCAGCCTTTCCAACACCGATCCCATCAACATCCAATATACTTCTGGGACAACGGGATTCCCCAAGGGCGCGACGTTGTCGCACCGCAACATTCTCAACAACGGGTTCTTCGTCACTGAGCAGATCAACCTCGGACCCGATGACCGGCTGTGCATTCCGGTGCCCTTCTATCACTGTTTCGGCATGGTGCTTGGGAATCTGGGCTGCACGGCGCATGGCACGACGATGGTCATCCCCGCACCCGGCTTCGATCCCGGGCTGACGCTGGCGGCGATTGAGCAGGAGCGGTGCACAGGTGTGTACGGCGTGCCGACGATGTTCATCGCGATGCTCGGCCACCCCGACTTCGCCAACCGTGACCTGTCGTCGCTGCGCACCGGCATCATGGCGGGCTCGACCTGCCCGGTCGAGGTCATGAAGCGCTGTGTGAACGAGATGAACATGACCGAGGTGGCCATCGCCTACGGAATGACGGAAACGTCCCCCGCGTCCTGCCAGACCCTCATCGACGACGACCTCGAGCAGCGCACCGCGACCGTCGGCAGGGCGCTACCCCACGTGGAGATCAAGGTCGTCGACCCCGAGACCGGCGAGACCGTCGAGCGGGGACAGACCGGCGAGTTCTGCACACGCGGGTACTCGCTGATGCTGGGCTATTGGAACGACGAGGAGAAGACGCGTGAGGCCATCGACGCCGACGGCTGGATGCACACCGGCGACCTCGCGGTCATGCGAGAAGACGGCTATTGCAACATCGTTGGGCGCATCAAAGACATGGTGATCCGGGGCGGTGAGAACGTCTATCCGCGCGAGGTCGAGGAGTTCCTCTACACCCACCCCGATATCGAGGATGCCCAAGTCATCGGCGTGCCGGACGAGAAGTATGGCGAGGAGGTTTGCGCGTGGATCCGGATGAAGCCGGGCCGGGCGCCACTGGATGCCGACGCCATTCGCGAATTCGCCGCCGACAAACTGGCGCACTACAAGATTCCCCGCTACGTACAGGTGGTCGACGAGTTCCCGATGACCATCACCGGCAAGGTCCGCAAGGTCGACATGCGTATGGAGAGCGTCAGGCTCCTCGGCCTGGACACCCGATAA
- a CDS encoding GAF domain-containing sensor histidine kinase produces the protein MLSLLDRTAALRRGAEIVLRVLGADLAAGANRIAEDDTMEVVAVVGGNTEALNGLLVGPQEGLGGQAAVLRRTAAVDDYCLSRAITHDFDHAVRAEGLRAVMAAPIVRAHRLYGVLYAARRSAVPWTDGDRTTLLGLARQIAVAMEVADSAREMAEVAVFGERQRLAIQLHDSVGATLFSLRVALTSGRAAAEAQADATVELLTDALALTERATSELRAQTYSLHQAPEDKALAVALQGDCRDFSQRTGVAAELVVLGDLPLLDAGRADVLRRTAREALLNVEKHAGAHSVVVSLYSYQGGVGMAVADDGTAGDITLQDERGLGLRVMAERIERVGGQLTCLGNDEGGGTVRAWVPVARAFQPAAP, from the coding sequence GTGCTCTCGCTGCTCGACAGAACAGCGGCGCTGCGACGGGGCGCGGAAATCGTTCTCCGGGTACTCGGCGCGGACTTAGCGGCCGGAGCGAACCGGATCGCTGAGGACGACACGATGGAGGTCGTCGCCGTGGTGGGCGGGAACACAGAGGCGCTCAACGGGCTGCTGGTCGGGCCCCAAGAAGGCCTCGGCGGTCAGGCAGCGGTGTTGCGTCGGACCGCGGCGGTCGACGACTACTGCTTGAGTCGAGCGATCACGCACGACTTCGACCACGCAGTTCGGGCGGAGGGATTACGCGCGGTGATGGCCGCTCCGATCGTGCGCGCCCACCGACTCTACGGGGTGCTGTACGCGGCCCGTCGGTCTGCCGTTCCGTGGACCGACGGCGACCGGACCACTCTGCTGGGCCTGGCGCGGCAGATCGCCGTGGCGATGGAGGTCGCCGACAGCGCCCGCGAGATGGCGGAGGTCGCGGTCTTCGGCGAAAGGCAACGCCTCGCGATACAGCTGCATGATTCCGTTGGCGCGACGTTATTCAGCCTCCGGGTGGCGTTGACGTCGGGCCGCGCAGCGGCGGAGGCGCAAGCCGACGCCACGGTGGAACTGCTGACCGATGCCTTGGCCTTGACCGAACGGGCGACCTCGGAGCTGCGGGCTCAGACGTACTCTCTTCATCAAGCACCCGAGGACAAGGCACTCGCGGTCGCCTTGCAGGGAGATTGTCGTGACTTTTCCCAGCGAACTGGTGTTGCAGCGGAATTGGTGGTACTGGGCGATTTGCCGCTGCTGGACGCGGGCCGAGCCGACGTGTTGCGGCGGACCGCCCGCGAGGCCCTGCTCAATGTGGAGAAGCACGCTGGTGCCCACTCCGTGGTCGTAAGTTTGTACTCCTATCAGGGCGGTGTGGGCATGGCCGTGGCCGACGACGGAACGGCCGGCGACATTACACTGCAGGACGAGCGCGGCTTGGGTCTTCGGGTAATGGCTGAGCGCATCGAGCGAGTCGGAGGCCAGTTGACGTGCCTTGGTAACGACGAAGGCGGCGGCACTGTACGGGCGTGGGTTCCGGTGGCTAGAGCATTCCAGCCTGCTGCGCCTTGA
- a CDS encoding response regulator transcription factor, translating to MIRVLVVDDHPIVHLGVERLVEVAPTIQMCTGARTAKEGIATAAAQRPTVVLLDLHLPDMALPDTAAALRGVCPGVKLVLFTGDSKRSVGQIAGLVGVDAVVHKDNACAVLITAIAEVAAGRRYCDPVISTGDPLALSRREYQVLERLAMGESNSEIAQQLRLAPNTVKSYVQSLLAHLDARNRLDAVVKAQQAGML from the coding sequence GTGATCCGCGTGCTAGTTGTCGACGACCATCCGATCGTGCATCTTGGGGTGGAACGACTGGTCGAGGTCGCGCCGACCATTCAGATGTGCACCGGGGCTCGCACGGCCAAGGAGGGGATCGCGACCGCCGCTGCCCAACGCCCCACAGTGGTGCTCCTGGATCTGCATCTTCCGGACATGGCACTGCCCGACACCGCGGCAGCGCTCCGCGGTGTATGCCCCGGCGTGAAGCTTGTCCTGTTCACCGGGGACAGCAAACGCTCGGTCGGGCAGATCGCTGGACTGGTCGGGGTGGACGCGGTGGTGCACAAGGACAACGCCTGCGCGGTACTCATCACAGCGATCGCCGAAGTCGCTGCTGGACGACGCTATTGCGACCCCGTCATCAGCACCGGCGACCCGCTGGCACTGTCGCGGCGCGAATATCAGGTGCTGGAGCGGCTGGCCATGGGAGAGAGCAACAGCGAAATTGCGCAGCAACTGCGTCTGGCGCCGAACACCGTGAAGTCCTACGTTCAATCGCTATTGGCCCACCTCGACGCCCGAAACCGGTTGGACGCGGTGGTCAAGGCGCAGCAGGCTGGAATGCTCTAG